A genomic segment from Leptolyngbya boryana PCC 6306 encodes:
- a CDS encoding sigma-70 family RNA polymerase sigma factor — protein sequence MRVRQSIPELFSTFLRFESDQITSWSTDSRLHRSIQKHLAQMPEETADRFWVMYWHRCWRKEEASPRQQISAGHISAYLQEACYWSVQKIQPKTSSQQFQLADLFQVAIAAVPKILKACDPDERASLKTYASSAFGNVVRDWLRQRREIDLCNHWGLLLKLSRKRLIEALQGLDASTIEQYLTAWKCFELCYLPAKTLGMRQSAAPSAEVWNAIVTQYKKETGEAVSPATLERWLTDCANRVRSQSFPTVSSLNMPRPGQDDGELQDEVIDSRDSLLTELIEQEEQRERQDQRSQLNQVLETAIAEFDVSVQQLLQLYYQQQFTQQQIAKQLEVQQYTVSRKLSKAREALLLKLVRWSQAINPATDPEVIKSMGLVLEEWLQKHYS from the coding sequence ATGCGTGTCCGTCAAAGCATTCCCGAACTATTCTCAACCTTTTTGCGATTTGAATCCGATCAAATCACAAGCTGGAGCACCGATTCGAGATTGCATCGCAGCATTCAGAAGCATTTGGCTCAAATGCCCGAAGAAACCGCCGATCGCTTTTGGGTAATGTATTGGCATCGCTGCTGGAGAAAAGAGGAAGCCTCTCCACGTCAGCAAATTTCAGCAGGGCATATTTCGGCTTATTTGCAAGAAGCGTGCTATTGGAGTGTGCAAAAGATTCAACCTAAAACTTCGTCGCAGCAATTTCAGCTTGCCGATTTGTTTCAAGTTGCGATCGCTGCCGTGCCTAAAATTCTCAAAGCCTGCGATCCCGACGAACGAGCCAGCCTGAAGACTTATGCCAGTTCCGCATTTGGCAACGTAGTTCGAGATTGGTTACGCCAGCGTCGAGAGATTGATCTGTGCAATCATTGGGGATTGCTCTTGAAGCTGAGCCGCAAACGCTTAATTGAAGCGCTGCAAGGATTAGATGCTTCAACGATCGAGCAATATCTCACAGCTTGGAAATGCTTTGAACTGTGTTATCTACCTGCAAAAACGCTAGGCATGAGACAGAGTGCGGCTCCCAGTGCAGAAGTTTGGAATGCGATCGTCACTCAATATAAAAAAGAAACAGGCGAAGCGGTGAGTCCAGCCACTTTGGAGCGTTGGCTAACCGATTGTGCAAATCGGGTGCGATCGCAGTCTTTTCCGACGGTCTCCTCTTTAAATATGCCAAGACCTGGACAAGACGATGGCGAATTACAAGATGAGGTTATAGATTCAAGAGATTCGCTATTAACTGAGTTGATTGAGCAAGAAGAACAGCGGGAAAGGCAGGATCAGCGATCGCAGCTCAATCAAGTCTTGGAAACTGCGATCGCCGAATTCGATGTGTCTGTCCAACAACTGTTACAGCTTTATTACCAGCAACAATTCACTCAGCAGCAGATTGCGAAACAGCTTGAGGTGCAACAGTACACAGTATCCCGAAAGTTATCGAAAGCACGGGAGGCATTACTGTTGAAATTAGTTCGGTGGAGTCAAGCGATCAATCCTGCAACTGACCCAGAAGTGATTAAGAGCATGGGTCTAGTTTTGGAAGAATGGTTACAGAAGCATTATTCGTGA
- a CDS encoding type II toxin-antitoxin system VapC family toxin codes for MGRIRRTFLDAGVLIIAARGNTVDSALALNILSDTNREFVSGPFIQLEVLPKATYHKKRQELEFYEAYFATVAHWTVNLEKLLQDARQIASTYGLASIDALHIAAALSCNVDEFITTEKPTKPMYRVPNLNFVSI; via the coding sequence TTGGGACGAATAAGACGAACCTTCCTAGATGCAGGAGTTCTGATTATTGCAGCACGAGGTAACACAGTGGATTCTGCTCTCGCGTTGAATATCTTGAGTGATACGAATCGGGAGTTTGTCTCTGGTCCTTTCATACAGCTAGAAGTTCTCCCGAAAGCGACCTATCACAAAAAACGGCAAGAGCTTGAATTCTATGAAGCCTATTTTGCAACAGTTGCGCATTGGACAGTTAATCTCGAAAAACTGCTTCAGGATGCGAGGCAAATCGCTTCTACTTACGGTCTAGCCAGTATCGATGCTTTGCACATTGCAGCAGCACTTTCTTGCAATGTAGATGAGTTCATCACAACGGAGAAACCCACGAAACCCATGTATCGCGTGCCGAATCTGAATTTTGTTTCAATTTAA
- a CDS encoding class I SAM-dependent methyltransferase, which yields MNMLLNPNQREKLDPTDDKLFYDQPRFVTHVDTGFIQQLTDLYRDRLKPNSRIFDMMSSWVSHLPDDVQFEHIEGHGLNAAELARNPRLNHYFVQNLNLDPKFPLPDQSFDAVLNTVSVQYVQYPEAIFTEIHRVLKPGGIVIISFSNRMFYQKAIAAWRDGSERDRVELVKNYFKAVPGFSAPEVIIKQSQIPPVFQMLGMGGGDPFYAVIASRVE from the coding sequence ATGAATATGCTGCTTAATCCGAATCAACGCGAGAAATTAGATCCCACCGATGACAAATTGTTTTACGACCAGCCTCGATTTGTCACGCATGTCGATACGGGGTTTATTCAACAATTGACGGATTTGTATCGCGATCGCTTAAAGCCAAATTCGCGGATTTTCGACATGATGAGTAGCTGGGTGTCGCATTTGCCGGACGATGTGCAGTTTGAGCATATCGAAGGACATGGATTGAATGCCGCAGAACTCGCTCGCAATCCTCGGTTAAATCATTACTTTGTGCAGAATTTGAATTTAGATCCGAAGTTTCCTTTACCGGATCAATCCTTCGATGCGGTTTTGAATACGGTGTCTGTGCAGTATGTTCAATATCCTGAAGCCATTTTTACTGAGATTCATCGAGTGCTCAAACCGGGCGGAATCGTCATCATTAGCTTCTCAAATCGGATGTTTTATCAAAAAGCGATCGCCGCTTGGCGAGACGGATCAGAACGCGATCGCGTTGAACTCGTCAAAAACTATTTCAAAGCTGTACCTGGTTTCTCAGCGCCAGAAGTCATTATCAAACAATCCCAGATTCCGCCTGTGTTCCAAATGCTAGGGATGGGAGGTGGTGATCCGTTTTATGCAGTGATTGCGAGTCGAGTCGAATAA
- a CDS encoding cysteine hydrolase family protein — protein MYPIPSFFDRTSVSSVWRVPYQQRATDAEAWAKQHQIKPAADDRKRICLLAIDVQNTFCLPDFELFVGGRSGQGAIEDNVRLCEFIYRNLGTITEIAPTMDTHTAMQIFHPIFWVNEAGEHPIPAATLIQFEDVQNGVWRVNPSVAASLQASYDRLNQHALHYTKQLTDAGKYPLTVWPYHSMLGGIGHALVSAVEEAMFFHCIARSSQTSFEIKGNHPLTENYSVLRPEVLTTTGGELLAQKNSRLIEKLLKFDAVIIAGQAKSHCVAWTIDDLLTEIQVYDPNLAQKVYLLEDCTSAVVVPGVVDYTEQADQAYERFAAAGMKIVKSTDTIAEWI, from the coding sequence ATGTATCCCATTCCTTCATTCTTCGATCGTACTTCTGTGAGTTCAGTGTGGCGTGTTCCTTATCAGCAACGCGCCACAGATGCAGAAGCCTGGGCAAAACAGCATCAGATCAAACCCGCTGCTGACGATCGCAAACGCATTTGTCTATTAGCGATCGATGTACAAAATACCTTCTGTCTTCCCGATTTTGAGTTGTTTGTGGGGGGTCGATCGGGTCAGGGTGCGATCGAAGACAATGTGCGGCTGTGTGAGTTTATCTATCGCAATTTAGGAACGATCACCGAGATTGCTCCCACAATGGATACTCACACAGCAATGCAAATCTTTCATCCGATTTTCTGGGTGAATGAAGCAGGAGAGCATCCGATTCCAGCGGCAACCTTAATTCAATTCGAGGATGTGCAAAATGGAGTCTGGCGGGTCAATCCCTCGGTTGCAGCAAGTTTGCAAGCAAGCTATGACAGGCTGAATCAGCACGCTTTGCATTATACGAAGCAACTCACCGACGCAGGGAAATATCCTCTAACGGTATGGCCCTATCACTCAATGCTAGGTGGAATTGGACATGCGTTAGTGTCAGCCGTTGAAGAAGCAATGTTCTTTCATTGCATTGCTCGCAGTAGTCAGACCAGTTTTGAAATCAAAGGCAATCACCCTTTAACTGAAAACTATTCTGTTCTGCGTCCTGAAGTGTTGACAACCACGGGTGGTGAATTGCTTGCACAGAAAAACAGCCGATTGATTGAGAAATTGTTGAAGTTCGATGCGGTGATTATTGCAGGTCAGGCAAAAAGTCATTGTGTCGCTTGGACGATCGATGATTTGCTCACGGAAATTCAAGTCTATGATCCTAACCTAGCTCAGAAAGTGTATCTGCTCGAAGATTGCACTTCCGCAGTCGTTGTACCGGGCGTTGTCGATTACACTGAGCAAGCAGATCAGGCGTATGAACGATTCGCAGCGGCTGGAATGAAGATT
- a CDS encoding 3'(2'),5'-bisphosphate nucleotidase CysQ family protein, translating into MEPNFEGICAIVRSVGWGAAEILANQAQSFEVEKSGDSPVTSADLAANRYILEKLQAVFDPQVFAYLSEETYQSEPLESRIGRDWVWIIDPLDGTKDFINRTGEYAMHIALTYRGRPVVAVVACPGFGKLYSATLRGGTWVENQNGDRQRLQVSNKTEFSDLTVVASRSHRDARFNQLMDHFPVTQQKQIGSVGCKIAAIVEQKADLYVSLSGKSAAKDWDFAAPELILTEAGGQFTYFDQSPIQYNREDVSQWGGILASNGQVHGELCQTAIALLEEIDRG; encoded by the coding sequence ATGGAACCAAACTTTGAAGGCATTTGTGCAATTGTTCGCTCAGTCGGCTGGGGCGCAGCAGAGATTCTCGCAAACCAGGCTCAGAGCTTTGAAGTTGAGAAGTCAGGGGACAGTCCTGTTACTTCGGCGGATTTAGCGGCAAATCGATATATTTTAGAAAAGCTGCAAGCAGTCTTTGATCCCCAGGTGTTTGCGTATTTAAGCGAAGAGACGTATCAATCTGAACCCCTCGAAAGTCGAATTGGGCGAGATTGGGTTTGGATTATTGATCCGTTAGATGGAACGAAGGACTTTATCAATCGCACGGGTGAGTATGCAATGCATATTGCACTGACTTATCGAGGTCGTCCGGTGGTTGCAGTTGTGGCTTGTCCAGGCTTTGGAAAACTCTATTCAGCCACCTTGAGAGGCGGAACTTGGGTAGAAAATCAGAATGGCGATCGACAACGCTTACAAGTTTCAAATAAAACTGAATTTTCTGATCTAACAGTCGTTGCCAGCCGCAGCCATCGCGATGCCAGATTTAATCAATTGATGGATCACTTTCCAGTCACGCAGCAAAAACAAATTGGCAGTGTCGGATGTAAGATTGCAGCGATCGTTGAGCAAAAAGCAGATTTATACGTGTCTCTTTCTGGCAAATCGGCTGCAAAAGATTGGGATTTTGCGGCTCCAGAGTTGATTTTGACCGAAGCGGGCGGACAGTTCACTTACTTCGATCAATCTCCAATTCAGTACAACCGCGAAGATGTCAGCCAGTGGGGCGGAATTTTAGCAAGTAACGGACAGGTGCATGGAGAATTGTGCCAAACCGCGATCGCGCTTTTGGAAGAAATCGATCGCGGTTAA
- a CDS encoding globin family protein: MPLNVELLESSFAQIKAQELEFTNHFYTNLFADYPEVKPLFANTHMEDQAKKLFQSLVLVVESLRHPDRLAHPLQGLGTRHIQYGVLPEHYPLVGSTLLKALALCLGEAWTPNAEQAWSEAYSVVTELMLSGAVYSTEILSPALQKR; the protein is encoded by the coding sequence ATGCCTTTAAATGTTGAATTGTTAGAGTCCAGTTTTGCGCAGATTAAAGCACAGGAGCTTGAGTTTACGAATCACTTCTACACAAATTTATTTGCCGACTATCCAGAGGTCAAGCCGCTTTTTGCAAACACCCATATGGAAGACCAAGCCAAGAAGCTCTTTCAATCGCTTGTCCTAGTTGTAGAAAGTCTCCGTCATCCTGATCGCTTGGCTCACCCACTTCAGGGTTTAGGCACTCGCCATATCCAATACGGGGTGCTGCCCGAACATTATCCGCTGGTGGGCAGCACGTTGTTGAAAGCACTTGCCCTTTGTCTAGGAGAGGCTTGGACTCCTAACGCTGAACAGGCATGGAGCGAAGCATATTCAGTTGTGACAGAACTGATGTTAAGTGGTGCAGTCTATTCCACTGAAATTCTGTCTCCTGCCCTTCAGAAACGTTAG